One Pseudomonas muyukensis DNA segment encodes these proteins:
- a CDS encoding SDR family NAD(P)-dependent oxidoreductase yields the protein MDLQLQGARVLVSGGTRGIGRAIVEGFLGEGAQVAFCARDQAGVRAAEAELGADAQGWAVDITDAGQVTAWVAQAAERLGGVDIVVPNVSALAHGSEAAVWRQAFETDLLGSVGLVAAALPWLRASARAAVVLISSVSGRELSSFDEPYGVLKAALNHYGKTLSARHAHEGIRVNCVSPGNVYFADGVWGKIEREQPEAFARSLAANPLGRMARPDEVARAAVFLASPAASFITGTNLLVDGGLTRGVQF from the coding sequence ATGGACCTGCAACTGCAAGGCGCACGGGTATTGGTCAGCGGCGGCACCCGCGGTATTGGCCGGGCAATCGTCGAGGGCTTCCTGGGCGAAGGCGCCCAGGTGGCCTTCTGTGCCCGTGACCAGGCCGGCGTGCGCGCCGCCGAGGCCGAGCTGGGGGCCGATGCCCAGGGCTGGGCGGTGGATATCACCGATGCCGGGCAAGTCACGGCCTGGGTTGCCCAGGCGGCTGAGCGCCTGGGCGGCGTCGATATCGTCGTGCCCAATGTCAGCGCCCTGGCCCATGGCAGCGAGGCCGCGGTGTGGCGCCAGGCGTTCGAGACCGACCTGCTGGGCAGCGTCGGCCTGGTCGCGGCGGCGCTGCCATGGTTGCGGGCTTCGGCGCGGGCGGCGGTGGTGTTGATTTCCAGCGTGTCGGGCCGGGAACTGAGCAGCTTCGACGAACCCTATGGCGTGCTCAAGGCCGCCCTCAATCACTATGGCAAGACCCTGTCGGCGCGCCATGCCCACGAGGGCATCCGGGTCAATTGCGTGTCGCCGGGCAATGTCTATTTCGCCGATGGCGTATGGGGCAAGATCGAGCGCGAGCAACCCGAGGCCTTCGCCCGCAGCCTGGCCGCCAACCCCCTGGGGCGCATGGCCCGGCCCGATGAAGTGGCGCGGGCGGCGGTGTTCCTGGCCAGCCCCGCGGCAAGCTTCATCACCGGCACCAACCTGCTGGTCGATGGTGGCCTGACCCGTGGGGTGCAGTTCTAA
- a CDS encoding VOC family protein produces the protein MKIVVTSILVDDQAKAQAFYHHVLGFEPKHDIPLGKHRWLTLTSPNDPNGVELLLEPDAHPAARTYKAALKQDGIPATSFGVRDIQAEYQRLCKAGVQFTQPPTDVGPVTVAVFDDTCGNLIQIAQRH, from the coding sequence ATGAAGATCGTGGTCACCAGCATCCTCGTCGACGACCAGGCCAAGGCCCAGGCCTTCTACCACCATGTGCTGGGCTTCGAGCCCAAGCACGACATCCCCCTGGGCAAGCACCGCTGGCTCACCCTCACCTCGCCCAACGACCCCAACGGGGTCGAACTGCTGCTCGAGCCCGACGCCCATCCGGCGGCCAGGACCTACAAGGCCGCCCTGAAACAGGACGGGATCCCCGCCACCTCGTTCGGGGTGCGCGATATCCAGGCCGAATACCAGCGCCTGTGCAAGGCCGGTGTGCAGTTCACCCAGCCACCCACGGACGTGGGGCCGGTCACGGTGGCAGTGTTCGACGATACCTGCGGCAACCTGATCCAGATTGCCCAGCGGCATTAG
- a CDS encoding helix-turn-helix domain-containing protein — MTTSPDTAWHGELWLADDHCLVLGTPGRTSAHAHYAHQVLIAEHGELCLEIAGQRQCGALLAVPSLQAHAVVEPQGRCITVFAEPLAFDLDTLVALCRQAQGDAQALAERLRDCPRRPLDPRLACALARLRALDEQPLPAHALAQAASLSLSQLERLFSARLGQSVRRLVLWQRLRLALQRALAGDNLTAAAMAAGFADSAHLSRSLRQQFGIRASEALRHLRSGALP; from the coding sequence ATGACAACAAGCCCCGACACCGCCTGGCATGGCGAGCTGTGGTTGGCCGACGACCATTGCCTGGTGCTCGGCACCCCCGGGCGCACCTCGGCCCATGCCCACTACGCCCACCAGGTGCTGATCGCCGAGCACGGCGAGCTGTGCCTGGAGATCGCCGGCCAGCGCCAGTGCGGCGCCTTGCTGGCGGTGCCGTCGCTGCAAGCCCATGCCGTGGTCGAGCCACAAGGGCGCTGCATCACGGTGTTCGCCGAGCCGCTGGCGTTCGACCTCGATACCCTGGTTGCACTGTGCCGCCAGGCCCAAGGCGATGCCCAGGCCTTGGCCGAACGCCTGCGCGATTGTCCGCGTCGCCCGCTCGACCCACGCCTGGCCTGCGCCCTGGCGCGCCTGCGCGCGCTGGATGAACAGCCCCTGCCGGCGCACGCCCTGGCCCAGGCCGCGAGCCTGTCGCTGAGCCAGCTGGAACGGCTGTTCAGCGCCCGCCTGGGGCAGTCGGTGCGACGCCTGGTGCTGTGGCAGCGCCTGCGCCTGGCCTTGCAGCGGGCGTTGGCCGGCGACAACCTGACCGCCGCGGCCATGGCCGCCGGCTTCGCCGACTCGGCGCACCTGTCGCGCAGCCTGCGCCAGCAGTTCGGCATTCGTGCCAGCGAGGCGCTGCGTCATCTGCGCTCAGGCGCCCTCCCCTAA
- a CDS encoding MFS transporter, giving the protein MAVLDSASTGSSAPQRGITREERKVIFASSLGTVFEWYDFYLYGSLAAIIAKHFFAGVNETTAFIFALLAFAAGFAVRPFGAIVFGRLGDMIGRKYTFLITIVIMGLSTAIVGLLPGYAAIGVAAPVILITLRLLQGLALGGEYGGAATYVAEHAPKGRRGFFTAWIQTTATLGLFLSLLVILACRTAMGTEAFEAWGWRLPFLLSILLLAISVYIRLQLNESPVFMKMKAEGKASKAPLTESFARWDNLKVVIMALLGGTAGQAVVWYTGQFYALFFLLQMLKIDPQTANLLIAGSLLIGTPFFILFGSLSDRIGRKPIIMAGCIVAALTYFPIFKGLTEYGNPDVFVAQEQNPVVVIADPAQCAFQFDPVGKARFSSSCDIAKSLLAKRAIPYTNQAGEPGSVAQVRIGERVLSSFDGNSLAAADFKARNDAFTATLGTALKEAGYPEKADPTKIHYPMVLLLLTLLVIYVTMVYGPIAAWLVELFPARIRYTSMSLPYHIGNGWFGGFLPTVAFAMVAATGDIYYGLWYPIVIAVMTAVLGIFFLPETKDRDINHA; this is encoded by the coding sequence ATGGCGGTCCTCGACAGCGCATCCACGGGCAGTAGCGCGCCCCAACGCGGCATCACCCGGGAGGAGCGCAAGGTCATCTTCGCCTCGTCCCTGGGCACGGTGTTCGAATGGTACGACTTCTACCTCTACGGCTCACTGGCGGCGATCATCGCCAAGCACTTCTTTGCCGGGGTCAATGAAACCACCGCGTTCATCTTCGCCTTGCTGGCCTTCGCCGCAGGCTTCGCCGTGCGCCCGTTCGGCGCCATCGTGTTCGGCCGCCTGGGCGACATGATCGGGCGCAAGTACACCTTCCTCATCACCATCGTGATCATGGGCCTGTCCACCGCCATCGTCGGCTTGCTGCCCGGCTACGCGGCCATCGGCGTGGCCGCCCCGGTGATCCTCATCACCCTGCGCCTGCTGCAGGGGTTGGCACTGGGCGGCGAGTACGGCGGCGCGGCGACCTACGTGGCCGAGCACGCACCCAAGGGGCGGCGGGGCTTTTTCACCGCCTGGATCCAGACCACCGCCACCCTTGGCCTGTTCCTCTCGCTGCTGGTGATCCTGGCCTGTCGCACGGCCATGGGCACCGAGGCGTTCGAGGCCTGGGGCTGGCGGTTGCCATTTCTGCTGTCGATCCTGCTGCTGGCGATTTCGGTGTACATCCGCCTGCAACTGAACGAGTCGCCGGTGTTCATGAAGATGAAAGCCGAGGGCAAGGCTTCCAAGGCGCCGCTGACCGAATCGTTCGCCCGCTGGGACAACCTCAAGGTGGTGATCATGGCGCTGCTCGGTGGCACCGCCGGCCAGGCGGTGGTGTGGTACACCGGGCAGTTCTACGCGCTGTTCTTCCTGTTGCAGATGCTCAAGATCGACCCGCAGACCGCCAACCTGCTGATCGCCGGTTCCCTGCTGATCGGCACGCCGTTCTTCATCCTGTTTGGCAGCCTGTCCGACCGTATCGGGCGCAAGCCGATCATCATGGCAGGGTGCATCGTTGCCGCGCTGACCTATTTCCCGATCTTCAAGGGGCTCACCGAGTACGGCAACCCGGACGTGTTCGTCGCCCAGGAACAGAACCCGGTGGTGGTGATCGCCGACCCCGCCCAGTGCGCGTTCCAGTTCGACCCGGTGGGCAAGGCCCGCTTCAGCAGCTCGTGCGACATCGCCAAGAGCCTGCTGGCCAAGCGCGCCATCCCCTACACCAACCAGGCTGGCGAGCCCGGTAGCGTGGCCCAGGTGCGCATCGGCGAGCGGGTGTTGTCCAGCTTCGATGGCAACAGCCTGGCAGCGGCGGACTTCAAGGCCCGGAACGACGCGTTCACCGCCACCCTGGGCACGGCGCTGAAGGAGGCGGGCTATCCGGAAAAGGCCGACCCGACGAAGATCCACTACCCGATGGTGCTGTTGTTGCTGACCCTCCTGGTGATCTACGTGACCATGGTCTACGGGCCGATCGCCGCCTGGCTGGTGGAGCTGTTCCCGGCACGGATCCGCTACACCTCGATGTCGCTGCCGTACCACATCGGCAACGGCTGGTTCGGCGGCTTCCTGCCAACCGTGGCGTTCGCCATGGTCGCGGCCACGGGGGATATCTACTACGGGCTGTGGTACCCGATCGTGATCGCGGTGATGACCGCGGTGCTGGGGATCTTCTTCCTGCCAGAGACCAAGGACCGCGATATCAACCATGCCTGA
- a CDS encoding IclR family transcriptional regulator — MSSNSRQIQSLERAMHLLELIRAEGGRARLNDLAALSGLGKSTVHGLLDTLMSLGYVSRDQRHYALGLRLRQLAQPVGETEQRLRQAFTPALRAFAELCGERCFLAVPGGTRAYLTLAALDGRGQPLQLPADTRRDGLTTSAIGKVLLAHDRQLARQLARTQPVAEALTEDLRQVANQGYALDLAASRPDLHCFALPLRLRGQVVAALGAGGPAERLQAPVMRRMASRAMRSLFDLVKC, encoded by the coding sequence ATGTCCAGCAATAGCCGCCAGATCCAGTCCCTCGAACGGGCCATGCACCTGCTCGAGCTGATCCGCGCCGAGGGCGGCCGCGCCCGCCTGAACGACCTGGCCGCACTCAGCGGCCTGGGCAAGAGCACCGTGCATGGGCTGCTCGACACCCTGATGTCGCTGGGCTATGTCAGCCGCGACCAGCGCCATTACGCCCTGGGCCTGCGCCTGCGGCAACTGGCGCAGCCGGTGGGCGAAACCGAGCAACGCCTGCGCCAGGCCTTCACCCCGGCCTTGCGCGCTTTCGCCGAACTGTGCGGCGAGCGTTGTTTCCTCGCCGTGCCCGGCGGCACCCGAGCCTACCTCACCCTGGCCGCGCTCGATGGCCGCGGCCAGCCCCTGCAACTGCCGGCGGACACCCGCCGCGACGGCCTGACCACCTCGGCGATCGGCAAGGTGCTGCTGGCCCACGACCGGCAACTGGCGCGGCAGTTGGCGCGCACCCAGCCGGTGGCCGAGGCCTTGACCGAGGACCTGCGCCAGGTGGCCAACCAGGGGTATGCCCTCGACCTCGCCGCCTCGCGCCCCGACCTGCACTGCTTCGCCCTGCCCCTGCGCCTGCGCGGCCAGGTGGTCGCCGCGCTGGGCGCCGGCGGCCCGGCCGAACGCCTGCAGGCGCCGGTGATGCGCCGCATGGCGAGCCGAGCAATGCGTTCGCTGTTCGACCTGGTCAAGTGCTGA
- a CDS encoding sterol desaturase family protein, protein MRLLYAPCLFFGFIGTALYLIHLGASIAWLLPLLAVAILLSFCCEALYPYKQAWASGAGEGPRDYLHALVNETLNSLSIAAIALLPAWLPSSDCWPSHWAVHWQLLLAIPLADLGITLVHYASHRSALLWRLHAVHHSVTRLYGFNGLMKHPLHQLAEALGGVLPLVLLGLPQDVAALLAFSIAIQLLLQHSNVDMRIGWLRHVFAWAPVHRLHHLKYGHVGDVNFALFLPLWDRLLGTALHLPGYALADDDMGIGDRPDYPVGYLAQLREPWCDARAQQPPASVPAALRAALGEGA, encoded by the coding sequence ATGCGCCTCCTCTACGCCCCGTGCCTGTTCTTCGGCTTCATCGGCACCGCGCTCTACCTGATCCACCTCGGTGCCAGCATTGCCTGGCTGCTGCCGCTGCTGGCCGTGGCCATCCTGTTGTCGTTCTGCTGCGAGGCCCTGTACCCCTACAAACAGGCCTGGGCCTCGGGCGCCGGCGAAGGACCGCGCGACTATCTGCACGCCCTGGTCAACGAGACCCTCAACAGCCTCAGCATCGCCGCCATCGCGCTGCTGCCCGCCTGGCTGCCGAGCAGCGATTGCTGGCCCAGCCACTGGGCCGTGCATTGGCAACTGCTGCTGGCGATCCCGCTGGCGGACCTGGGCATCACCCTGGTGCACTACGCCAGCCACCGCAGCGCGCTGCTCTGGCGCCTGCATGCGGTGCACCACAGCGTGACCCGGCTGTACGGTTTCAATGGCCTGATGAAACACCCGTTGCATCAGCTGGCCGAGGCCCTGGGCGGCGTTTTGCCACTGGTGTTGCTGGGCCTGCCGCAGGATGTCGCGGCCTTGCTGGCGTTCAGCATCGCCATCCAGTTGCTGCTGCAGCACAGCAATGTCGACATGCGCATCGGCTGGCTGCGCCATGTGTTCGCCTGGGCGCCGGTACATCGCCTGCATCACCTGAAGTACGGCCACGTGGGCGATGTCAATTTCGCCTTGTTCCTGCCGCTGTGGGACCGCCTGCTGGGCACCGCGCTGCACCTGCCGGGCTATGCCCTGGCCGACGACGACATGGGCATCGGCGACCGTCCGGACTACCCGGTCGGGTACCTGGCCCAGTTGCGCGAACCCTGGTGTGATGCACGCGCCCAGCAGCCACCGGCCAGCGTGCCGGCGGCTTTGCGCGCGGCCTTAGGGGAGGGCGCCTGA